From the genome of Chanos chanos chromosome 5, fChaCha1.1, whole genome shotgun sequence, one region includes:
- the kbtbd2 gene encoding kelch repeat and BTB domain-containing protein 2 translates to MSEVGEHRPVNTDYAVSVLEQLKFFYEQKLLTDITLLVEDNEFPCHKMVLATCSSYFRAMFMSGLSESKQTHVHLRNVDPATLQTIITYAYTGNLAINDSTVESLYETACFLQVEDVLLQCRDYLVKKINADNCVRMLSIGDLFSSSELKQSAKRMVEHKFPLVYRQEAFLQLSHELLLDLLSSDNLNVEKEETVREAAMLWLEYNMEARSQYLSSVLSQIRIDALSEVTQRAWFQGLPPNDKSVVVQGLYKSMPKFFKPRLGMTKEEMLIFMEAESPNDGHLMVGGLQHTVVCYSPQAEKVYKLCNPPGDLQKVGTLVTPDNDVFIAGGQVPLKNALTNHGKSGSKLQAAYRSVDSFYWLDAQQNAWVPKTPMLCARTKPSLVYCQGHIYAIGGDNVGGELNKRTVERYDCEKDEWSMVSPLPCAWNWSAAVAAHDCVYVMSHDLMYCYFPRADTWVEMAMRKTSRCFASAAALGDLIFYIGGLHVVSNSGIRLPTSTIDGSSVTVEIYDINKNEWRLAANIPAKRYSDPCVRAVVLLNTLCIFMRETHLNERAKYALYQYDLELDRWCLRQPVSERVLWDLGKDFRCAVGKLYPSCLEESPWKPPTYLFSPDGAEEFEVDGEMVSLPHV, encoded by the exons ATGTCGGAGGTTGGAGAGCACCGGCCAGTCAACACAGACTACGCTGTCTCCGTTCTGGAGCAGCTTAAGTTCTTCTACGAACAAAAGTTACTGACTGATATCACACTGTTAGTGGAGGACAATGAGTTTCCCTGTCACAAAATGGTCCTGGCTACATGCAGCTCTTATTTCAG GGCCATGTTTATGAGTGGGCTGAGTGAAAGCAAACAGACTCACGTCCATCTTCGAAATGTGGATCCTGCTACACTACAGACCATCATCACTTATGCCTACACTGGCAACCTGGCAATCAACGACAGCACTGTAGAGTCTCTCTACGAGACCGCCTGCTTCCTTCAG GTGGAAGACGTCCTCCTGCAGTGCCGCGACTACCTGGTGAAGAAGATCAACGCTGACAACTGTGTACGCATGCTGAGCATCGGCGACCTGTTCAGCAGTAGCGAGCTGAAGCAGAGCGCTAAGCGTATGGTAGAGCACAAGTTTCCGTTGGTATATCGACAGGAAGCTTTCCTGCAGCTCTCGCACGAACTCCTGCTGGACCTTCTCAGCAGCGACAACCTCAAcgtggagaaggaggagacgGTACGCGAGGCAGCCATGCTGTGGCTTGAGTACAACATGGAGGCGAGATCGCAATACCTCTCCTCCGTGCTCAGCCAAATCCGCATCGACGCTCTTTCTGAGGTCACGCAGCGTGCCTGGTTCCAGGGCCTTCCACCAAACGATAAGTCAGTGGTGGTACAGGGTCTTTACAAGTCCATGCCCAAGTTCTTTAAGCCTCGATTAGGCATGACTAAGGAAGAGATGCTCATCTTTATGGAGGCTGAGTCTCCTAATGACGGACATCTGATGGTGGGTGGGCTTCAACACACGGTGGTCTGTTACAGCCCCCAGGCTGAGAAGGTTTACAAGCTCTGCAACCCGCCGGGGGACCTGCAGAAGGTGGGCACCCTGGTAACCCCGGACAATGACGTCTTCATCGCAGGTGGTCAGGTACCACTGAAGAACGCGCTCACCAACCACGGCAAGAGCGGCAGCAAGCTGCAGGCCGCGTACCGTTCAGTGGACAGCTTCTACTGGTTAGATGCGCAGCAAAACGCCTGGGTGCCTAAAACGCCCATGCTGTGTGCCCGCACCAAGCCCTCACTGGTGTACTGCCAGGGTCACATCTACGCAATTGGCGGAGACAACGTCGGTGGAGAGCTGAACAAGCGAACGGTGGAGCGTTACGACTGTGAGAAGGATGAGTGGAGCATGGTAAGTCCGCTCCCTTGCGCCTGGAACTGGAGCGCCGCGGTGGCCGCTCACGACTGCGTGTACGTGATGAGCCACGATTTGATGTACTGCTACTTCCCGCGTGCTGACACCTGGGTGGAGATGGCCATGCGCAAAACCAGCCGTTGTTTCGCCTCCGCCGCCGCGCTCGGTGATCTGATTTTTTACATCGGCGGACTTCACGTGGTCAGCAACTCGGGAATACGCCTACCTACCAGCACCATCGACGGCTCTTCCGTTACCGTGGAGATCTACGACATCAACAAGAACGAGTGGCGATTAGCAGCTAACATCCCCGCCAAGCGATATTCGGACCCGTGCGTACGCGCCGTGGTACTGCTCAACACGCTGTGCATCTTCATGCGCGAGACGCACCTGAACGAGAGGGCGAAATACGCCCTGTACCAATACGACCTAGAGTTGGACCGGTGGTGCCTGCGACAGCCCGTCTCTGAGCGCGTACTCTGGGACCTGGGCAAAGACTTCCGTTGTGCCGTGGGCAAGCTTTACCCTTCCTGCCTTGAGGAGTCACCGTGGAAGCCACCCACTTATCTCTTTTCGCCTGACGGAGCGGAGGAGTTTGAAGTAGACGGGGAAATGGTGTCTTTGCCCCATGTATAG